One genomic segment of Impatiens glandulifera chromosome 6, dImpGla2.1, whole genome shotgun sequence includes these proteins:
- the LOC124943259 gene encoding pectinesterase 3-like: protein MDAACNSFQDYGKIGEPDHGHDDSFRCKSRNRKITLIVSSAIFLVAVAVGVVAGTFVHKSFKEGASSGPPPIDASVKALSGPLPIDASVKTLCSVTQYPSSCSSSIESLNTNNCTSHKELFKLSLYVAANDLAKLATFLKSMISNIDDERVHGALGVCQEVINGAIGKLNDSISTTTNKVESLLTLRSIDDLVTWLSAAITDHETCLDALSEVNATKVLDKVRELMRNSTEFTSNSLAIVSKVLGIPLSTYKIPIHHNRRLLGEGSSLFPKWMGHTDHKLLETANPTPDIIVAKDGTGNVTTIMEGVAKIPKKSNTRFIIYVKAGEYVENVKLDKSLTNVMMYGDGNLKTIVSGSLNFVDGTPTFSTATFAVMGGGFIARDIGFVNTAGAAKHQAVALISGADQSVFYRCSFNAFQDTLYTYSGRQFYRDCSIIGTVDFIFGNAAVVFQNCSILPRQPLPGQFVALTAQGKTDPNQNTGIVIQKCTLTPFDSLTSQAYLGRPWKNYSTTVFMQTQIGSFLNPAGWISWDTNVDPPDTILYAEYMNEGPGSDTTKRVTWAGYKPNLSTNEASKFTVKSFIDGTSWLPETNVTFDDSL, encoded by the exons ATGGACGCGGCATGCAATTCCTTCCAAGACTATGGGAAGATCGGTGAACCAGATCATGGTCATGATGATTCCTTCCGTTGCAAGTCACGAAATCGTAAAATCACTCTAATTGTCTCGTCGGCTATCTTTTTGGTGGCGGTGGCGGTTGGGGTTGTGGCAGGTACTTTCGTACATAAGTCATTCAAGGAAGGAGCCTCCTCGGGTCCTCCCCCTATTGATGCATCGGTCAAGGCATTATCGGGTCCTCTCCCTATCGATGCATCGGTCAAGACATTATGTAGCGTGACTCAGTACCCAAGCTCATGTTCATCGAGCATTGAGTCATTGAACACTAACAATTGCACAAGCCATAAAGAGCTCTTTAAGTTGTCTCTTTATGTTGCTGCGAATGATCTCGCAAAGTTGGCCACATTTCTGAAGTCAATGATCTCCAATATCGATGATGAACGAGTGCATGGTGCACTTGGGGTTTGCCAAGAAGTTATTAATGGTGCTATTGGCAAGCTCAACGACTCGATTTCAACTACAACGAATAAGGTGGAGAGCTTGTTAACACTACGGTCGATTGATGACTTGGTGACATGGCTTAGTGCTGCCATTACCGATCACGAGACATGCCTAGATGCTCTAAGCGAG GTAAACGCCACCAAAGTGTTGGACAAAGTAAGAGAGTTGATGAGGAACTCAACCGAGTTCACCAGCAACAGCTTGGCAATCGTATCGAAGGTCCTTGGCATACCACTATCAACGTACAAGATCCCCATCCACCACAACCGGCGTCTCTTGGGAGAGGGATCATCACTATTCCCAAAATGGATGGGGCACACAGACCACAAGTTGTTAGAGACGGCGAACCCTACACCAGACATAATTGTAGCAAAGGATGGGACTGGCAATGTGACGACCATTATGGAGGGTGTGGCTAAGATCCCGAAGAAAAGCAACACAAGGTTTATCATTTACGTGAAGGCTGGAGAATATGTGGAGAACGTGAAGTTGGATAAGTCCCTTACAAACGTTATGATGTATGGAGACGGAAACCTCAAGACCATAGTATCTGGTAGCCTCAATTTTGTCGACGGTACCCCGACATTCTCAACCGCCACTTTCG CTGTTATGGGTGGTGGCTTTATCGCAAGGGACATAGGGTTCGTGAACACGGCTGGTGCCGCCAAGCACCAAGCAGTGGCTCTTATTTCTGGGGCTGATCAATCCGTCTTCTATAGATGCTCATTCAATGCCTTCCAAGACACCCTTTATACATATTCCGGTCGCCAATTCTATCGCGATTGTAGTATTATTGGTACTGTTGATTTCATTTTTGGTAATGCAGCCGTCGTCTTTCAAAATTGTAGTATTCTTCCAAGGCAACCGCTCCCTGGCCAATTTGTCGCCTTAACAGCTCAAGGAAAAACAGATCCTAATCAAAATACCGGAATTGTCATCCAAAAATGTACCTTGACACCATTTGATAGTCTCACTTCTCAAGCTTATCTAGGTCGGCCTTGGAAGAATTATTCGACAACCGTGTTTATGCAAACTCAAATTGGTTCATTCTTGAATCCTGCCGGTTGGATCTCTTGGGATACAAATGTTGATCCACCCGATACAATATTATATGCTGAGTATATGAATGAAGGCCCGGGATCTGATACAACTAAAAGGGTTACATGGGCAGGATACAAACCTAACTTGAGCACAAACGAAGCCTCAAAATTTACGGTGAAGTCCTTTATCGATGGCACATCTTGGCTACCGGAAACTAATGTAACCTTTGACGATTCCTTGTGA
- the LOC124943260 gene encoding secreted RxLR effector protein 161-like, translated as MREFDMIDLGCMNYFLGIEVLQKKEGIFIYQKGLKIHNDAEGVPVDETYYKQIVGSFMYLTSTRPDLMYATSLLSRYMAKPLCFICKLQKKVLRYLKGTMNLGIFYKKESQPEELETYTDIDYVSDSDDRKSTSGYAFLLSSGVVAWSSKKQPIVILSTTEAEFVATTVCVCQAIWIKRILKVMIYERKSCTNIKCDSSSTSQVIQKSSYVWSQQAYRCSFSLLKGFIRIRNYLISSLCKC; from the exons ATGAGGGAATTCGACATGATAGATTTGGGATGTATGAATTATTTCTTGGGTATTGAAGTTTTACAAAAGAAAGAAGGGATATTTATCTATCAAAAAG GGTTGAAGATTCACAATGATGCAGAGGGAGTACCTGTGGATGAGACTTACTACAAACAAATTGTAGGAAGTTTTATGTACCTCACCTCCACGAGGCCTGATCTAATGTATGCTACAAGTTTGCTAAGTAGGTATATGGCTAAGCCACTATGCTTCATCTGCAAATTGCAAAAAAAGGTCCTTAGATACCTAAAAGGAACGATGAATCTGGGAATTTTCTACAAGAAAGAGAGTCAACCGGAGGAACTTGAAACCTACACTGACATCGATTATGTCAGTGATAGTGACGATCGAAAAAGTACTAGTGGATATGCATTTCTACTCAGTTCAGGAGTTGTAGCTTGGAGTTCGAAGAAACAACCTATTGTGATATTATCTACTACCGAAGCAGAATTTGTGGCAACGACTGTATGTGTTTGTCAAGCCATTTGGATAAAGAGGATACTCAAGGTGATGATCTATGAAAGAAAGAGTTGTACAAACATAAAATGTGACAGCAGTTCCACAAGTCAAGTTATCCAGAAATCCAGTTATGTATGGTCGCAGCAAGCATATCGATGTTCATTTTCACTTCTTAAGGGATTTATCAGAATAAGGAACTATCTCATTAGTTCACTGTGCAAGTGCTGA
- the LOC124941119 gene encoding pectinesterase 3-like, giving the protein MDAANNSFKHYGKIEEEPNQDLGSFRRKSRKCNIVLIMISTIFLVAIVVGVVVGIDKHKLSTKGSSSDLPPVSASIKALCAVSQYPGSCSSSIESLNTDNSIDPKKLFELSLRVVANELSKLATFPKLMMAKVDDGRVNGALSVCQEVIDDAIGRINDSISITSMNKVEATSIDDLETWLSTAVTDHETCLDALNEVNATMLEEVKGLMRNSTEFTSNSLAIVSKILSVLSSYKIPNRHLLGEETSSFPDWMGHNDRKLLTTTTNPTPNITVAKDGTGNVTTIMAAVAKIPKKSKTRYIIHVKAGEYVENVQLSSSFTNVMMYGDGQLLTVVSGSLNFVDGTSTFSTASFAVMGTGFIARDMGFVNTAGAIKQQAVALMSTADQSVFYRCSFNAFQDTLYTYSGRQFYRDCSIIGTIDFIFGNAAVVFQNCSILPRQPLHGQFVTLTAQGKTDPNQNTGIVIQKCTLSPFDSLTSQAYLGRPWKNYSTTVIMQTQIGSFLNPAGWISWITNVVPPNTIFYAEYLNTGPGSSRTKRVNWAGYKPQLSTSEASKFTVKSFISGESWLPETNVTFDNSL; this is encoded by the exons ATGGACGCGGCAAACAATTCATTCAAGCACTATGGAAAGATCGAAGAAGAACCGAACCAAGATCTTGGTTCCTTTCGTCGCAAGTCAAGAAAGTGCAATATTGTGTTAATCATGATCTCAACTATCTTTTTGGTGGCCATTGTGGTTGGGGTCGTGGTTGGTATCGACAAACACAAGTTGTCTACGAAAGGTTCCTCCTCGGACCTTCCCCCGGTTAGTGCCTCGATTAAGGCATTATGTGCCGTGAGTCAATATCCAGGCTCGTGTTCATCGAGTATTGAGTCGCTCAATACTGATAATTCAATTGATCCTAAAAAGCTTTTTGAGTTGTCTCTTCGTGTTGTTGCGAATGAGCTCTCAAAGTTGGCTACATTTCCCAAGTTGATGATGGCTAAGGTCGATGATGGACGGGTAAATGGTGCACTTAGTGTTTGCCAAGAGGTTATTGATGATGCTATTGGTAGGATCAACGACTCGATTTCAATTACATCCATGAACAAGGTGGAAGCTACTTCGATTGATGACTTAGAGACGTGGCTTAGTACTGCTGTTACCGACCACGAGACATGCCTAGACGCCCTAAACGAG GTAAACGCCACGATGTTAGAAGAAGTAAAAGGGTTGATGAGAAACTCAACCGAGTTCACGAGCAACAGTTTGGCAATTGTGTCAAAAATCCTAAGTGTATTATCATCGTACAAGATCCCAAACCGTCACTTATTAGGAGAGGAGACATCGTCATTCCCAGATTGGATGGGACACAATGACCGCAAGTTATTAACGACGACAACAAATCCAACACCAAACATTACTGTAGCTAAGGATGGGACCGGGAATGTGACAACTATTATGGCTGCGGTGGCTAAGATTCCAAAGAAAAGCAAAACAAGATACATTATTCATGTGAAGGCTGGAGAGTATGTTGAGAATGTGCAGTTGAGTTCGTCGTTCACTAACGTTATGATGTATGGCGACGGCCAACTCCTCACCGTTGTATCCGGTAGTCTCAACTTTGTCGACGGCACCTCGACATTTTCAACCGCTAGCTTTG CTGTTATGGGCACCGGTTTTATCGCAAGAGACATGGGGTTCGTGAACACAGCGGGTGCAATCAAGCAACAAGCTGTGGCTCTTATGTCGACGGCTGATCAATCCGTCTTCTATAGATGTTCATTCAATGCCTTTCAAGACACTCTTTATACATATTCCGGTCGTCAATTCTATCGCGATTGTAGTATTATTGGTACTATTGATTTCATTTTTGGTAATGCAGCTGTTGTATTTCAAAATTGTAGCATTCTCCCAAGACAACCACTTCATGGGCAATTTGTTACTTTAACCGCTCAAGGAAAAACGGATCCAAACCAAAATACCGGAATTGTAATCCAAAAATGTACATTGTCACCCTTCGATAGTCTCACGTCTCAAGCTTATTTAGGTCGACCTTGGAAAAATTATTCGACAACCGTGATTATGCAAACTCAAATTGGTTCTTTCTTAAATCCCGCCGGTTGGATTTCTTGGATTACAAATGTTGTTCCTCCTAATACAATATTCTATGCCGAGTATTTGAACACCGGTCCGGGATCTAGTAGAACTAAAAGGGTTAATTGGGCGGGATACAAGCCTCAATTGAGCACGAGCGAAGCGTCAAAATTTACGGTGAAGTCTTTTATTAGTGGTGAATCATGGCTCCCGGAAACTAATGTAACCTTTGATAACTCCTTGTGA